Genomic window (Rossellomorea aquimaris):
TCGTGATATGGAAGTAATCGGGATCGTGAGTGACCGTGATGTAAAAGACGGTACCCCATCTATTTTTCATGATGAGTCCCCAACCAGTGAATTGCAGAATCCGCTTAAATTGATCATGAAGAAAGATGTAATCACAGGTCACCCTCTGGATTTTGTAGAGGAGGTTGCGGCACTCTTTTATGAGCACCGCATCAGCTGCCTTCCTATCTTGAAGGAAAAGAAGCTCGTCGGAATCATTACCGAAACAGACCTGTTGTACACTCTCATTCAACTGACGGGAGCCCACCAACCCGGCTCTCAAATCGAAGTGAAAGTCCCCCATAAAGCGGGCATACTTTACGAGGTAGCCGGTATCATCAGAAGGAATAACTCCAATATTCAAAGTGTACTTGTGTATCCGGATAAAAAGGACGAACAGTATAAAATCCTTGTGTTCCGAGTAAGAACGATGAATCCGATGAATGTGATCAATGATCTGAAGAAAGAAGGATATGACGTGTTATGGCCAAACATGCCAGGAATCTCATCATGACCAAGGATGCTGTTTTCATCTATTCAGACGAACTCCTCGGGTATCGGTTCTCTGATGAGCATCCCTTCAATCAAACCCGATTGACCCTGACGATGGACTTACTCAAAGAAGCAAACGCTCTTCAATCAGATGAAATCGTTCCACCGCGAATGGCTACCGATGAAGAGTTGTTTCTTAATCACGATCCCAACTATGTAAGCGCGGTCAAACG
Coding sequences:
- a CDS encoding acetoin utilization AcuB family protein; the encoded protein is MIVEEIMKTKVETLSADDTIETAIKLMREKKIKHIPITNRDMEVIGIVSDRDVKDGTPSIFHDESPTSELQNPLKLIMKKDVITGHPLDFVEEVAALFYEHRISCLPILKEKKLVGIITETDLLYTLIQLTGAHQPGSQIEVKVPHKAGILYEVAGIIRRNNSNIQSVLVYPDKKDEQYKILVFRVRTMNPMNVINDLKKEGYDVLWPNMPGISS